A window of Sandaracinaceae bacterium genomic DNA:
TGAGCGGTCTCGCTCCAGCCGTTGGCGAGGTCGCGGGTGAAGACGCCGCGGCCGTGTCGGCGGATGCGATGGGTGGCGCCGCTTGGGTCGACGATGACGACCGTGCCGTCGTCGAGCGCGTGGTACTCGGTGTCGAAGCGGCCGAGGGTGGTGGTGCGCGCGAGCTGCGCGCCGACGAAGCGGCGGCGGACGCCTTTGCCATCGCGCTCGTCCTTCGTGCGGCGGCGCCAGGCGTCGTGAGCGAATTCGACGGTGTGCTGGTGGGTGGCGGCGCGGGTGACCCAGCCCTGCTCGTCGTAGTCGAGGGTGTGGGTGTCGCCGCTGAAGAGCTCGCGGCGGATGAGGCGGCCGTGGCCGTCGTACTCGAGTTCGAGGAGCTGGCGGCCGTTGCCGTCGTATTTGGCGACGAGGTTGTCGGAGCCGTCGTACTCGTAGCGATCGTGGACGGTGGCGTTGCGGCCGATGGACGCGATGCGGTCCTTGAGGTCGTACGAATAGTGGACGCGGTTGCCGGCCGGGTCGATGACCTCGCTCAGCTCGGCCGTGTTGGTGTACTCGTACTCGGTGACGTGGCCGAGCGGATCGGTGGCGCGCCAGGGGAGGTCCCAGGAGCGGGTCTCGAGCTTGTAGTCGGAGCCGTCGAAGTCGCGGAGACGGCGGACCTTCCCGCGGTGGGTGTAGCCGTAGCGCCGCTTGCTCCCGTCTTCGAGGACCTCGCGGGTGAGGAGACCGGCCTGGTCGCGGACCTCCTCGACGCGGCCTCGCTGGGGCGACTCGCTGGTGGTGAGCGCGTCGCGCACCGACGGCGGGAGCTCCGGGAGCTCGTACTGGTCCGGCAGGCCGAAGTCGAGGTCCCAGAGGTCGCCGTACTCCCACTCGATGGCGATGCCAGGGACGCGGTGGGCGTCCGGATCGGGCGGGCTCGGGCCCTCCGGGAGCGGGACGACGATGCCGTTCGGGAGGCGCTTCGCGATCTGTGCGCCGGCCGCGTCGCGGAGGTACTCGGTGCGCCGACCCTCGGGGTCGACCTCCGCCACGAGCTCGCTGCCGGGGCCGCGCTCGTAGAGGGTCACGCCGCCGTACGGGTCGGTGACGCTGAGAAGGTTCTGGGCGTCGTCGTACTCGTAGAGCCAGTCGGCGCCGTTCG
This region includes:
- a CDS encoding DUF6531 domain-containing protein, yielding MEHGPHRHACGVPGGPRWVGDPVDVITGENVFSKKDLTVPGPVAFQFRRNYNHTWAGLAQGIGRGFRHSFDHWLCFDVDGLTYFNAEGGEIQFPFLDHDGDTAASGGYSLRRESASEYHVSRHAQPTRVFRPSVDRRAWPLAELRKEGGSLRLAYERRRLQAAWIDEHRCLWFVYGEHGQITELQLRRTGEDPLPLIKYRYDAHQRLVEGIDVYKQRFGCGYDAAHRLTERVDEGGYRFHFEYDRSNRCIASHGEDGLLSVQMKYDLGARQTTVIDANGADWLYEYDDAQNLLSVTDPYGGVTLYERGPGSELVAEVDPEGRRTEYLRDAAGAQIAKRLPNGIVVPLPEGPSPPDPDAHRVPGIAIEWEYGDLWDLDFGLPDQYELPELPPSVRDALTTSESPQRGRVEEVRDQAGLLTREVLEDGSKRRYGYTHRGKVRRLRDFDGSDYKLETRSWDLPWRATDPLGHVTEYEYTNTAELSEVIDPAGNRVHYSYDLKDRIASIGRNATVHDRYEYDGSDNLVAKYDGNGRQLLELEYDGHGRLIRRELFSGDTHTLDYDEQGWVTRAATHQHTVEFAHDAWRRRTKDERDGKGVRRRFVGAQLARTTTLGRFDTEYHALDDGTVVIVDPSGATHRIRRHGRGVFTRDLANGWSETAQYSPRGWCLSKVAYATDAPDRAWARKYLYSGEGDLQRVIDTDKGVTQHHHDQAHRLVGTTHPNGAQDAYRYTKSG